DNA from Prunus persica cultivar Lovell chromosome G6, Prunus_persica_NCBIv2, whole genome shotgun sequence:
TTTATGGTTTGGTTAGCAATTGGTATTTCAGCTAAATGAATCAAAATGTGGACAAAAGAGTGATTGCGCTAAGCATGTGCTTGTGTGGGTCTTGCTGTTGCAGATTATGAGAACTTCTATCCcaaggaaaagaaggaaattcCCAAAGGAGATGAGCAGAAATCAGAGTCCAAAGGTTAAATTTCCATCCTTTCAGCTGGAACAACGCTTATTCTCTATGCTATTTTCCATCGAATTACATATGGTTCTATCAGGAATTGCCATTAGTATTTGTTTTAATCGAATGTTTATCATACAAGTGGACAAAAGTAGGATTTTGTTATtaccaatttattttagattagTGTTTTTAAGTCATCACAACTTATGAATGCTGGAATGTTGGATTAGTTCAAGTTGCCACTTTATGCCTACAAAACTCAGGTTGTCAAGAAAAAAAGTGATGTGGTTTTTAAGAGTTGGGAGTTTGCAGTGGCACCTCTGTGATATTTTAGTTGTTGATTTAAATAAGTATTTTCAAGGGACACATGGCTCTAGTGGTAGAGCACATACCTGACACTCATTGTCAGAGTTTGACTTGCTTTTCCCTCTGCCACGGAAGAGACATGTTTCGTTGTAAAGTGGATGTTTTATGTAGGGGATGCGTACATTTAGATAAATGACTACAGTCGTATATATCTTGACTTGATCATATAAGACTCAAGTAGGTTTGATAGAAAGTAGTGTCAAATTAAGAATGCTAGTTTCTGTGTTAATATTTGATAATGAAAACTTTTGTGATTTAAGGCTGTCCAGTCTTCAGCAGATGGGGTGAAGGGGAGGAGGTGTTAGAGAGTATAAAATCTCTCGTGGGGGTTTGTATTAGGTCAGggctttgaaattttggattgAGTATTTACTTACGAtcgtttatatttatttatggctaattatattttggtttttgtattctgttaatttgtattattattatggaTTGCCTGCATATAGGCCTTTTTAGTAGGTTTTGGAGATTTTGTCATATTGAGTAAGAATATTGGTTCATCTTATTTTCTCCTTGTtctatttcttctctttctctctctctctctctctctctctctcacccgtCCTAGATCATATGCTCCTTCATCACCCTGAATTTCAGGAATATGCTTTAAAGTCAATTCCTTGTTGAGTTTTGCATTTAAAATCTTTAACATTTATACTAACTTGAATGTTCATTCATTTTCAGATGACTCAAAGGCAGATGATCAGGGGAGTTTTCAGGAAACTTTCTTGAGGcagtttcaaaatttaatcACCCCTTTATTGGTCATTGGGCTATTTCTTTCCTCCTTCTCCTTTGGTTCTCCTGATCAGCAACAGGTAAATGCATCCATAaatatgtgatatatatatatatatatatatataggataGATTTATGCAATTAGAGTCGCCTAttttatcatttatttttttcttatgatATAAAGCCAAGTCAATTTTAGTTTATGCAAATAGAGTCGCATATTGTTTCATttcgttttcctttttttataatgataTAAAGCCAAGTCAATTATACTTACGACTCACAAGTTTAAATTGTGCACATTACTAAGGAAAATTCTTTGGAGTccaactattttattttttttctttctttccagtTCTATTACATGAGGTGGCTGGGACCTCGTACAGATGAGAGGAGAGAGTTGAAAAGTAGTTTGGCTCTTTAACATCttctataaaataataatgtaaaaataaaagaagtttGTCTCATTTTGATTTAGATTAGATTTGGCATGGGCAACGTCCTTGACTGAACTGAAGTTGGTCTTCAGCTAGATTCAGGCTACATGCTTTGTGACCCTAATTACTGAAAAATTATCCGTTTACTTTCATATCAGTAAATTCGTTGAATTGGATCTGTAATATGTCAGGTTAAAGATCTGAGTCCTGCTCTTAATCTTTTGTGGtgatatttataaaataaattaatttgcaTGACCAgtgtaaattattattttctatatCATTCTGTTTTACCTTGAAGGTAAGTTTTCTATTCcagtgaaataaaaaatttctttactCATATGCTATGCAATTTTGTTCTCTCTGCAGATAAGTTTCCAAGAGTTCAAAAACAAACTTCTGGAACCAGGCTTAGTGGATCATATACTTGTTTCTAACAAATCAGTTGCAAAAGTATATGTGCGTAGTTCACCACGCAGTCAAACAAGTGATGAAGTTGTCCAAGGACCCATTAATGGTAACCCTGCTCGTGCAAATGGGGGCCAGTACAAATACTATTTCAATATTGGAAGTGTTGAATCTTTTGAGGAGAAGTTGGAGGATGCACAGGAAGCATTGGGAATAGACCCTCATGATTATGTTCCTGTTACATATGTCTCTGAAATGGTTTGGTACCAAGAATTGATGAGATTTGCACCAACACTACTGCTTCTGGCATCCCTCTTGTTTATGGGGCGTAGAATGCAGGGTGGACTAGGCATTGGCGGTTCTGGTGGACGAGGTGGCCGTGGTATCTTCAACATAGGAAAGGCTCAAGTTACAAAAGTAGATAAAAATGCAAAGAATAAGGTTGGCTTTCTGTTTCCCAAGTCCATACTGgtgcttgtttgtttttcgTGTGCATTCAAAATGTTTTCTTACGAATTTTCTTTCCAATGGTTATAATACCTTTTCTTAAGTGCTCTGTTGCAAAGTTTCATCAGTAACTTACATATTTAATTGGTCCAGATCTACTTTAAAGATGTTGCTGGGTGCGATGAAGCAAAGCAGGAAATCATGGAATTTGTTCACTTCCTCAAGAACCCTAAGAAATATGAGGACTTGGGAGCCAAAATTCCCAAAGGCGCTCTATTAGTAGGCCCTCCAGGCACTGGAAAGACTCTTCTAGCGAAAGCAACTGCAGGGGAATCTGGTGTTCCGTTTCTATCTATATCTGGTTCAGACTTCATGGAGATGTTTGTTGGTGTCGGACCATCTAGAGTTAGAAACTTGTTTCAGGAAGCAAGGCAATGTGCTCCTAGTATTATATTTATTGATGAGATTGATGCAATTGGTCGAGCAAGGGGGCGTGGGGGCTTCTCAGGTTCCAATGACGAGCGTGAAAGTACTCTAAATCAGTTGCTGGTAGAAATGGATGGCTTTGGAACAACTGCTGGAGTAGTTGTGCTTGCTGGCACCAATAGGCCTGATATTTTGGACAAAGCCTTATTGAGGCCTGGTCGATTTGATCGCCAAATTTCTATTGATAAACCTGATATTAAAGGTCGCGACCAGATATTTCAGATATACctgaaaaaaatcaaacttgaTCATGAACCATCATACTACTCTCAAAGACTTGCAGCCCTGACTCCAGGGTTTGCTGGAGCAGACATTGCAAATGTTTGCAACGAAGGTGCTCTAATTGCTGCAAGGAATGAGAGTGCACTGGTCACGATGCAGCATTTTGAGGCGGCTATAGATAGGATTATTGGTggtttggagaagaagaacaaggtaACTCATTTTTGGCTGGCTCCTTGTAAATTTCATGGTATATGATAACTTTGTTTCATTTCCTAGTATTTTTTACCATTCCCTCCCCTCTCCTCATCTTCTGGAAAAGAAAGACTGATGCTGCATAACACGGGGTTGGGACAACACTGTGTCCTCCCCCACTTAGGAGTCTGGTCATTTCTGTTACGGCTCTGATGATATGCACTATGTCTAGAGAGTTGTTCGGAGATAATCATTACATACCGTGGAAGAAAATACACTCCTGCTATCCATCTTCCTAAACTATAGTATTGGGGTTGGAATTGCTCATCTTATATGACTCTTTAGGTGCTCCTTATGCTGGGTTAGAgagaattttttcttttgatctgGACCTTGTAGAACCCATTTTGACCTTCCGCTAGGTAGGCAGCAATTGTTAATAAAGGTCCAGATCAAACTTTCAGGTAGCTAGAAGGAATTTATGCTTTAGCAGCGATTTATACTTGTATAAGAAAATGTTTCGACTTTGAACCTTCAGTGTGTTTCTCtgtctttgttctttttagaATGGAATTTTTGACATCTTTGCTTGTCAAACAGGTTATAAGCAAGCTCGAACGCCGCACAGTTGCCTACCATGAGTCAGGGCATGCTGTTACAGGCTGGTTCTTAGAATATGCAGAACCATTGTTGAAAGTGACCATTGTTCCTCGAGGTACTGCTGCACTAGGGTTCGCCCAGTATGTTCCGAACGAAAACCTCCTCATGACCAAGGAGCAGCTTTTTGATATGACCTGCATGACCCTTGGTGGTAGGGCAGCTGAACAGGTAGCTATCTATGAAAATTAATCTTATTTTTTGGATGAGGCTTATAATGCAAATTGTTTATATTACTTCTAGTAATTCTTCATTCTCAAGTCTTGGAACATTATTAGTCGTGTTATGATAGTGATGGTGAGCATATTCTGTGGTGCAGGTTCTGTTGGGAAAAATCTCGACGGGAGCCCAAAACGACTTGGAGAAAGTGACAAAGATGACCTATGCCCAAGTTGCAGTCTATGGTTTTAGTGACAAGGTGGGTCTCCTTTCTTTCCCTCAAAGGGACGATGGGTTTGAGATGGCAAAGCCCTACAGCAGCAAGACTGGGGCCATTATTGATAGTGAAGTGCGAGAATGGGTGGGTAAGGCGTATACACGCACAGTTGAAATCATAGAGGAACATAAAGAGCAAGTAGCTCAAATTGCAGAACTGTTGCTTGAAAAGGAAGTTCTTCACCAAGATGACCTTCTCCGGGTGTTGGGGGAGCGACCATTTAAATCAAGCGAAGTCACCAACTATGATAGATTTAAGGAAGGTTTTGAAGAGAAAGACGATGAGAAAATAGTGGAGATTCCACTAGTTGGGTCCGAGGAAGATGGCTCTTCGCCCCTTGAGCCCCAGGTTCTGCCTACTTAGTAGTTATTGAGGAGGAAGTTGTCTGTAATTGTacattaaaaaggaaaattttctTCAACTCTTGTGCTAACTatttcaaatatttcttgtatGGACGAAATCTGTATTATACGTTGATTGCTATCTTATGACTACAGCATTTTCAATGATGTCATAGACTACTAGTCTTTATTTTTCAGATTCTCAACTCACAGTGCGATGTtgattttttccaaaaaacaTTATTTGTTGGTGACCGTGAAGTCAATGACCATGCGTTTTATAAGCATCATTATAGTATTAAGAAATTGGCACCAAAATGCTTGCATGCTTTTGCTTTTATGATTGTAAATTGTACTTTAGTTGGTCAAAGATTTGATGATATAAACAAGATTTTCATGTTATGTTTCCAACAAATCAATCATAATCTACCACCTAAAGAAAGCtaacaaagacaaaaagaaatgaacTTTGTTAAAATGATTTCTCACAATTACTTAAAAGAATCGTTTGTTCATGAGTGTGGGGGTTAAGTTTCTATGCGTAAGCTAGAAGCTCTTGCGCCTGTGATATCCCTaatgcttttttatttatcttctttttcttgtgaaAGGGAATCCAACCTTTGACCTAATTTTCGCTACGCGTCCGACCACTTGAGCTAACCCCAAGGGGCAAGGGCTTGTAGCTTGAAGGCTTGAAATGTTTTCAGATATGTCCTTtgctatttttataaaaagaaagtcaAAAAGATGTAGTTCGtgcttttattaatttattttcgctgttaaattttgaattgtgAAGGGGTGGCCAGTCGCATAACATATGTTTCTAGACGTTGAGTCTGGCTGGACCAATATCAAAGAGGGTGGTAGCTTTGACCTTCCTGTGGATTTCATTATTATACTTTAAGCctcctatatatatagagttctCTCAATTTAAGCCTGTCATCTGTATCCTCTTCTCTGCACACAACTTCTTCCTCATTCATTCAGTCCTTAtttacatctctctctctctgaggtACTTTTTCTTCCCCATAATAGCTCTCAAATGTTGCATATTCATTGATGGTtgtgttgaaaaaaaaaaaaaattaagttgcGATAattggtttctctctctctctctgataaTGAATAAGAATCTGAAATGAATCCTCGCATTGTGATGCTTCAACTAATTCCACTTTTTtagctttctttttcatatctATGAACTGATGACGCTCCTTTCGTTTGAAGCTTTTAATTTGTAGAGTAGAATGGATTTCCAAAACCAGTATCAGCAGGCTGATCAGATGCCAAAATATGAGTGTCTTCTCTTTGGTAAGTCTTTTttacttcattttttaaaaatccttCTTTAAGTCATTATAACTAATAACTTGTGTCAGATTTCAATCAACATATTTCTGTGTTGTTCTTTGCATCTGCAACCTAGCTAGCCACTTTTCATTAGTACCAACAATAACATAAAACTATTTGTGTTGTAGATCTAGATGATACCCTTTATCCCTTGAGTTCTGGAATGTCTAAACAATGCACCAAGAATATTGAAGGTACAGTATATAATTCATCACCCTTCCATCCAAAACCATTTTCATCCATTATCTAATAATTACAAGAAAAAATCAATCTGATTATTCTTGTATCTCTTTTCTCAGAATACATGGTTCAAAAACTAGGCATAGCGGAAACAACAGTCACTCAGCTTAATCAAGTGTTATACAAGAATTATGGGACATCAATGGCTGGTCTAAGGGTATGGCCACAGATTATAAtatcctaatttttttaaaaataaattttatatcaTTAAActttcttacaattttttcTCCTGTCCAGGCCATTGGTTATAACTTTGACAATGATGACTACCATAGGTACCAAGTTTCCTCCTCCCTTTaacctcttttatttttcattatatgATCTGGTGCATATCAGGAAGTATGAAATTATTTCACAAATTCCCCTTTTACAGTTTTGTTCATGGAAGATTGCCCTATGAGGTACTAAGACCTGACCATGTCCTTAGGACTCTGCTGCTGAGCCTGCCGTATCGAAAACTCGTAAGCTGCAAGTTACATATGGAAACAAGTTGATCGTAACTAAAACTTTTTGTTTCAAGATATAATTTCTCTGATGATGTTTTGGCTTTACGATATGAAACAGATTTTCTCAAATGGGGACAAGTTCCATGTGGCAAAAACTCTTAGCAAGCTTGGATTGAAAGACTGTTTTGAAGGAGTTATATGTTTTGAGACTCTGAATCCCATCAGTGATAATGAAGACTCAAAGTCCACAGGCTGCAGAAACGTTTTTGACCATTCTTGTTTATTTGATGCTGGATCAGCACTTCCAGTGACTCCAGTTGTTTGCAAACCATTTGCAAATGCATATGAACAAGCCTTTCAGAAAGCCAATATTAACCCTCAAACAACTGTAAGACAACTGATCTGGCACTTCTAATAACCCTTCttaattgttttaaattttatgtgaACTTTTACTTTCCCCCCTTCTTCGAGCATCTCCAATGGACTAGGCAAATGCGTCATTTGACAACCTATGTGACACTTTACTCCAAAGGATGAGgcaaataattaatataaaaataatgtgTCCCCAAATTGCCCCATGACTTTTCAACAAGGTATTTTGCCTTTGCCAAGAGGTGAGGAAAATTTTCCTTTGCTCCTAACCTTGACCATTTGGAGCTTAAGAATGTGGCAAGGCAATTTTAATTTGCCTTGCTAGAAACCTAACCCCTTGAACATGCTCTTGTTTCTTACCATGCATTcctcaaccaaaaaaacttcaaaatgacccttttttttatttgtttatttatacatTTCATGTATAATTCAGTTGATGTAACAGTGAATTTACCACTTGTTGCAGCTCTTCTTTGATGATAGCATCCGCAACATACAGGCTGGAAAGGATATGGGTCTTCATACTGTATTGGTaagttataaaagaaaaggattttTCAGTTCTTGTTAAATACGGATCCTGAGTTCAAATCTTATAAATGAAAGTTTATTgtattgttgaataaaaattttaataacGCGTTCGCACCAAAATGTATGTATAGGTGGGCACTTCCAACAGAACAAAGGGTGTGGATTATGCAATAGAGAGCATCCACAATATCAGAGAAGCACTGCCAGAGCTTTGGGAAATCAATAATAAGAAAGGCATAAGCAGAAGCTTTTCTGGTAAGCTGGCAATGGAGACATCAGTGACTGCCTAACTATATATAGCTTCAAAGTCCTTTGAGTAAAACAAGCAGCATGCAGGCCGGAAGTCGGAGAAAATCTTAAGTGTAACTAGTTTGTATACAATCATGTGTTTATCGCTCCAAATATTTTCCTCCAACAATTGgcttagtatatatatttacatgtTTATTCTAATAAATGTATGatcaatgaaaaagaaatctgCTTTTCTGATTTGTGATGATCAATCACACCCCTCTATTCCCCACAACCTCTCTTGATCTTTACAAGAAAGTACAAAAGATTAACTCCGACGAACTACAAATAATTGGAGCAAATTAAAAtccagaaaggaaaaaatgacaattttaccgaaaattattaattgtacaagataaaaaaaatggtgCCTATTATTGATGAAAATTATTGAAAAGTTTGCTAATATCCACCATGCTGTCACTCAATTATTGGACAGGTGTGCTTGAGCCTTTGAGGGTACCACAATGGATAACAACATGCACCGACGAAATTAATCTCAAAATTCTAGACAGCAGCAATTGATATGATTTGTTCATAATATCGACCCTTTCACCCCCTTCATTTCTAACAATCAAAGTATTCACATGAGAAATTGGTGTCTGCTGTGACAACTTTGGGTTTTCGTAATACCAATCTAATACTGAAAAAATTGTCCTAACCTAaacaatgaataaataaacatcATGATAAGATATCAATTTTTGAGTACCAACTAATGggatcattttttattttttattgaagaTAACTTCGACGGAATGAGGGAAACTTTATTGATAAAATGAAGAATTACAACGGAGAACAACACACCTGACTCCGACTCAACAAATCACATAATATAGCGTCCTAAATAAGATCAGAGGCACctcaaaccaaataaaattgttCACATTATGCAGACCGAATCGAGTAAGTCGGTCTACAACACTATTTGCTTTCCTATGAGTAAATTGAAAAAGAGAGTCAGCAATCTATTTTTGAAGATGCTTTACGTCTTCAACAATAGTCGGTGTACTAACTAATGGGatcgttgttttatttgttcatgTTGCGTTGCATTCTGAACCCTATTTGTTTTTAGTAATTAAGATGTCATGTCACCTACTATATCAATTAAATATCTTCGTAAAAGAAAAGTTCTCCACACGAAGGATTGACAATGATACCacccaaaatcaaaatgtttCGCTGTacttaaatagtaattaagaTAAGATAAAGGCTTAATATCCAGATAAAGGCTTAACATAAGATAAAGGCTTAATATCCAACAAACATAAACACTAAAATgtgccaaagaaataaaagattgaattttttgtgaggTTTGGGTAATCAAGACAGTTTCGTGGAAGCGTAAATGAACAACATAAACGCTAAAATCATCATATTACTATATGTTTGAAAATAAGATATATTAAAGTTTAGGTAAATGAACGGAAAATACGATCTATTTATAGAAAGTTGCTGGAGTGCTCTTAAGTTTTAAGTTGTAATGAAGAGAAATTCTTGAATCCGACTGTCGGactaatattttatgttggtCTACATCTTTGAGTGTATTCAGTGGCGGAGCCACTCCTAGACCTGGAGTGGCCTTGGCCCCCCAATATTTTTATCACTCctctattatattatatataatatatataatttgtaataaacaacttagaatttaagttaaaatttcatccaaaacaaattatACATGACTCAATTAGAAATATTTAGCTATAAACATGTAAGTATTGAATACTTAAGTATtttatatacttgtattttctacTTCGGCCCCCCAAAATTTACAATTCTAGCTCCGTCCTTGAATGTGTTGCCATATACAGCAGACGAAGACAAAAACTTATATTGAGAAGGATGAATCCTAGGAAGAGAAAGCCTTCTATTGTTTGAGGATTTTTGAGTTTGATAAGGTGTTGCAACTTGCTATacctaaataagaagagattATTTGAGTAAGAACTCTCCCAtaaaaaagggcaaaaaatTGCTTTGTCATGAAGATTTTTTCTGTTGCTCAAAAAAGCATCAAATCAAAGTGAATTTCAGGGACGTGGCTAACCGGGTACGTATAACGTATgcccacaaaaataaaataccaaaGGCTCCTGGCGAAAACGACACGTGTCCTAATCAAACGCGATTTTTTGGCAGGCATGTCGCGTAAAGCAGGCACGTGTCAGGTTCGCATAGGGCCACGTAATGCGTAAAAAATGGGGTTATGACTTTGACGTTCGAagaaattgaaatccaatattaaaatgacgGGTGTGTGGCTATTTAAACACTTTCACGCTTCCGATTATTTTCTCGCTCTCTCTTTTCCCTTCTAAAAATCCTCTCTTgttctctccatctctctctctctctctctctctctctctctctctatctctagtATCTACTACTGCGGCCATTTGGATCTGGTAACGCTCATTTTCTAGTCTTtgaatgcttttttttttttttttaattactttagaAGTTTggatctttttctttatattttcgtTGAGATGAAGCATCGTTTTCTGATTTCTCGTTCACAATTTTTGAAGTTGTAGAAATCAAATattgggttttattttgtcCATTGTAATGTTTCTTCAATGTCTATACTTTCCTGGATTTGAGTGATCTTCTTGCTTTAATCGGGTGTGGGGTGTGAATGTTTTTGCACCTTTGATAACAGAAATGTAATGTGTGAGtttgttaccttttcttttgttatccAGGGCCTTTtagttttggattttttttatgttttggaaataaaagattgaattttttgtgaggTTTGGGTTTGAAGGCATTGTGATTTTCCATCAAAATGAAGTTTTAAAATGTAAAACATTGGAAGTTTTATTACTACTTTTAGCATTTAGGATTTTTTGGTTGAAGTTGTTTATATGCTTAATGCTTTTCTTCAATTCCTCTGGTTTGAAGCCTTCTAGATCAAGATGGAAAACGAGGATCAATATCAGCAATATGACTGCCTTCTATTTGGTAAGCCTTAATACACAGGTTTTGTCGATTTGAAATTTATGGTTCTCGAAGGCGGAATAACAACTAACTGTTTTGATTTCCAGATCTAGATGACACCCTATATCCTCAGAGTTCAGGGATTTCAGTACAAATCACTAAGAATATTCAAGGTGAGGAATGCTTTATGATTATGGATTTTAAAGCTTTATGTGAAATGTTCATTGTTTGAATAAAGTTTCTATGAATTTTTCGCTGTAGAATATATGCTTCAAAAGCTTGGCATGAAGGAAAGTGAAGTTCCTGAATTGTGTATTTCATTATACAAGGATTACGGGACGACGATGGCTGGTCTTAAGGTAGGGTGATTATGATCCCttcaacttttaatttttgtttctaaaaGTATTTCAGTCAGAACAGAATGATAATGAACTTGGTTTTGcgtttttccttatttccAGGCTCAGGGCTATAACTTCGAGTATGATGACTTTCATAGGTACCAAATGCTTAACCTTAATTTGTGCTCCTATTGTTTACGACAATCATATGATCTTGATTTGTCACAATAATCATTTTTGCAGTTTTGTTCATGGGAGGTTGCCCTACGATTCACTTAATCCTGACCCTATTCTCAGGGGTCTTTTACTTAGTCTACCTATCCGGAAAGTAGTAAGTTTTATTGATCAATCTATACTCTCAAACGtggtctttaaaaaaaaaaggggaatgTTTTAACAACAATGCTTTCTTCTCGTGTTATGTTGGTCATTGTGTGTAGATTTTCACAAATTCAGACAGGGCACATGCCGCTAGTGTGCTCGGGAAGCTTGGAATAGAGGACTGCTTTGAGATGATTATATGCTTCGAGACTCTGAATCCCACCAACAATGCTGATGATTCTGTTGGTGCcaaagaaactgaaaataCTGAACAACCAAATACTGGTTCTGTAATTTCAAAGACCCCAGTTGTGTGCAAACCGTTTGAGCGTG
Protein-coding regions in this window:
- the LOC18772174 gene encoding ATP-dependent zinc metalloprotease FTSH 10, mitochondrial, whose translation is MIFSRIGRSFSRSSRSRNSIYGSGRSAALNGNEAILGVPRLGSYLGRVDGDLGFLRSYFASSIAAHKACVSDFSYILGNPKLRRHFSSEAPKKKNYENFYPKEKKEIPKGDEQKSESKDDSKADDQGSFQETFLRQFQNLITPLLVIGLFLSSFSFGSPDQQQISFQEFKNKLLEPGLVDHILVSNKSVAKVYVRSSPRSQTSDEVVQGPINGNPARANGGQYKYYFNIGSVESFEEKLEDAQEALGIDPHDYVPVTYVSEMVWYQELMRFAPTLLLLASLLFMGRRMQGGLGIGGSGGRGGRGIFNIGKAQVTKVDKNAKNKIYFKDVAGCDEAKQEIMEFVHFLKNPKKYEDLGAKIPKGALLVGPPGTGKTLLAKATAGESGVPFLSISGSDFMEMFVGVGPSRVRNLFQEARQCAPSIIFIDEIDAIGRARGRGGFSGSNDERESTLNQLLVEMDGFGTTAGVVVLAGTNRPDILDKALLRPGRFDRQISIDKPDIKGRDQIFQIYLKKIKLDHEPSYYSQRLAALTPGFAGADIANVCNEGALIAARNESALVTMQHFEAAIDRIIGGLEKKNKVISKLERRTVAYHESGHAVTGWFLEYAEPLLKVTIVPRGTAALGFAQYVPNENLLMTKEQLFDMTCMTLGGRAAEQVLLGKISTGAQNDLEKVTKMTYAQVAVYGFSDKVGLLSFPQRDDGFEMAKPYSSKTGAIIDSEVREWVGKAYTRTVEIIEEHKEQVAQIAELLLEKEVLHQDDLLRVLGERPFKSSEVTNYDRFKEGFEEKDDEKIVEIPLVGSEEDGSSPLEPQVLPT
- the LOC18774057 gene encoding uncharacterized protein LOC18774057, with the protein product MDFQNQYQQADQMPKYECLLFDLDDTLYPLSSGMSKQCTKNIEEYMVQKLGIAETTVTQLNQVLYKNYGTSMAGLRAIGYNFDNDDYHSFVHGRLPYEVLRPDHVLRTLLLSLPYRKLIFSNGDKFHVAKTLSKLGLKDCFEGVICFETLNPISDNEDSKSTGCRNVFDHSCLFDAGSALPVTPVVCKPFANAYEQAFQKANINPQTTLFFDDSIRNIQAGKDMGLHTVLVGTSNRTKGVDYAIESIHNIREALPELWEINNKKGISRSFSGKLAMETSVTA
- the LOC18774849 gene encoding uncharacterized protein C24B11.05, which gives rise to MENEDQYQQYDCLLFDLDDTLYPQSSGISVQITKNIQEYMLQKLGMKESEVPELCISLYKDYGTTMAGLKAQGYNFEYDDFHSFVHGRLPYDSLNPDPILRGLLLSLPIRKVIFTNSDRAHAASVLGKLGIEDCFEMIICFETLNPTNNADDSVGAKETENTEQPNTGSVISKTPVVCKPFERAYEETFKIANINPKRTLFFDDSIRNLQTAKELGLHTVMIGTSHRTKGADHAFESIHNIKEALPELWETTEQCENVRYSREIAIEQPVQA